One stretch of Pseudomonas fragi DNA includes these proteins:
- a CDS encoding TonB-dependent receptor, whose product MLSPRRLTPLNLGLCALLYAGFSNAATVLPELSISASEAEADDPRVKDVTTATRTSTPARYVPQAIDSVKTANVLDYGINSIGEALSGIPNVSSTADTRFDSLRIRGFDASNDFYLDGIRDDSQYVRDLHNIERIEVLKGPAAVLYGRGSQGGIINRVSKMPQFGRQSSVQAQGGSEDLRSLYADLSTDPSDTISLRLNMGNEDKNSFRDHVSGNRQLFAPSMSWQITPDLNWLVQYEYNRYNRTPDRGIPSIDGRPADVSRGTTYGGQNDFIDDKVQNLRSRLSYELSDNWQLRHTLGVFKLDSQFENTYLTGYDPKINKVNRQSWQQDMTTRNIFNNIEIEGGFDTFGLEHRLLTGLELGSQRRDPKLYKAGGVPPVDVYNPDRSLRPTGPMVISSDNHTEVESQGLYIQDQLRLNDQWQVLAGLRYDRFNVETTNHLRPLIPTEERKSHSTSPRLGVVWTPLQNHSFYASWTKTFSPVGGGLIGITPGAAGNANDLSPELTKQKEIGVKSDWLDDRLSTTLAVYELELYNRRTKDPDDPTITLLSGLQRSRGIELTASGKLGGNWYMRGGVGVQDATVVKDNNGLEGKRINGVAKHNGSLFITWKPEMGWYAETGLTLVGQRYADNQNTVILPGYGRWDALAGYREKDWDVSGALTNLTDRYYYASATSAAQIMPGEPRSLVMTGTYKF is encoded by the coding sequence ATGCTCTCCCCTCGCCGTTTAACGCCCTTGAATCTGGGGCTGTGTGCCTTGCTGTACGCCGGATTCAGTAACGCTGCCACCGTGCTTCCCGAACTGTCGATCAGCGCCAGCGAAGCCGAAGCAGATGACCCACGGGTCAAGGACGTCACCACCGCCACCCGCACCTCAACCCCGGCGCGCTATGTGCCACAAGCCATCGACTCGGTAAAAACCGCTAACGTCCTCGATTACGGGATCAACAGCATTGGCGAAGCCCTGAGCGGTATTCCCAACGTCAGCAGCACGGCCGACACGCGCTTTGACAGCCTGCGCATTCGCGGTTTTGACGCCAGCAACGACTTTTACCTGGATGGCATTCGCGACGACAGCCAATACGTGCGCGACCTGCACAACATCGAGCGCATCGAAGTGCTCAAAGGCCCTGCGGCAGTGTTATACGGTCGCGGTAGCCAGGGCGGGATCATCAACCGCGTCAGCAAAATGCCGCAGTTCGGTCGCCAGTCGAGCGTTCAGGCCCAGGGCGGCAGCGAGGATTTGCGCAGCCTGTATGCCGACCTCAGCACCGACCCGAGTGACACCATCAGCCTGCGCCTGAACATGGGCAACGAAGACAAAAACAGCTTTCGCGATCACGTCAGCGGTAACCGCCAACTGTTTGCACCCTCGATGAGCTGGCAAATCACCCCCGACCTGAACTGGCTGGTGCAATACGAATACAACCGCTACAACCGCACCCCGGATCGCGGCATTCCGAGCATCGACGGGCGCCCGGCGGATGTCAGCCGTGGCACCACCTACGGCGGGCAAAACGATTTTATCGACGATAAAGTCCAGAACCTGCGCTCGCGCCTGAGCTATGAACTGAGCGATAACTGGCAACTGCGCCATACCCTGGGCGTGTTCAAACTCGACAGCCAGTTCGAAAACACCTACCTGACCGGCTACGACCCGAAAATCAACAAGGTCAACCGCCAGAGCTGGCAGCAGGACATGACCACCCGCAATATTTTCAACAACATCGAAATCGAAGGTGGCTTTGACACGTTCGGCCTGGAGCACCGCCTGCTGACCGGGCTGGAACTCGGCAGCCAGCGCCGCGACCCCAAGCTCTACAAAGCCGGGGGCGTACCGCCCGTAGATGTGTACAACCCCGATCGCAGCCTGCGCCCGACCGGGCCGATGGTAATTTCCAGCGACAACCACACCGAAGTCGAGAGCCAGGGCCTGTATATCCAGGATCAGCTTCGCCTCAACGATCAATGGCAGGTACTGGCCGGCTTGCGTTACGACCGCTTTAACGTCGAGACCACCAACCATCTCAGGCCCTTGATCCCGACCGAAGAACGCAAAAGCCACAGCACCAGCCCGCGCCTTGGTGTGGTCTGGACGCCGCTGCAAAACCACTCGTTCTACGCCTCGTGGACCAAGACCTTCTCCCCTGTGGGCGGCGGCTTGATCGGCATCACCCCGGGTGCTGCAGGCAACGCCAACGACCTGAGCCCGGAGCTGACCAAGCAAAAGGAAATCGGCGTAAAGAGCGACTGGCTGGATGACCGTCTGAGCACCACCCTGGCGGTGTACGAGCTGGAACTCTACAACCGCCGCACCAAGGACCCGGACGACCCGACCATCACCCTGCTCTCCGGCCTGCAACGCTCACGCGGCATCGAACTGACCGCCAGCGGCAAGCTGGGCGGCAACTGGTACATGCGCGGCGGCGTGGGTGTGCAGGATGCAACGGTGGTCAAGGACAACAACGGGCTTGAGGGCAAACGCATCAATGGCGTGGCCAAGCACAATGGCAGCCTGTTTATTACCTGGAAGCCGGAGATGGGCTGGTACGCCGAAACGGGCCTGACCCTGGTGGGCCAGCGTTACGCCGACAACCAGAACACCGTGATATTGCCGGGCTACGGACGCTGGGATGCGCTGGCGGGTTATCGCGAAAAAGACTGGGATGTGAGCGGGGCGCTGACCAACCTGACTGACCGTTACTACTATGCGTCGGCCACCAGTGCGGCGCAGATCATGCCGGGCGAGCCGCGCAGCCTGGTGATGACGGGGACGTACAAGTTCTGA
- a CDS encoding DsbA family protein — MTLPSVLHYIYDPLCGWCYGAKPLIEAARGVLPVVAHGGGMMAGAQRQTVSAQLRDYVMPHDHRIAQYTGQPFGESYFEGLLRDTTAVFDSAPPTTAVLAAEQLAGRGLDMLGLLQTAHYAEGRRIADKEVLLAVAAEMGLDADDFRAAYAAISGEVTQAHFKASRQLLSRVGGQGFPTVLLEQSGQYRVIDLGPYMGKPEAFAAWLRQQEGVPAEGETVSAPACGLSGCQ, encoded by the coding sequence ATGACCCTTCCATCTGTCCTGCATTACATCTACGACCCCCTGTGCGGTTGGTGCTATGGCGCCAAGCCGCTTATCGAGGCAGCGCGGGGAGTTTTGCCGGTGGTGGCCCACGGCGGCGGAATGATGGCCGGCGCACAACGCCAGACGGTGTCGGCGCAATTGCGTGATTACGTGATGCCCCATGACCATCGCATTGCCCAATACACCGGGCAGCCCTTTGGCGAGTCGTACTTTGAGGGTTTGCTGCGCGACACCACGGCAGTATTCGATTCGGCGCCGCCGACCACCGCGGTGCTGGCCGCCGAGCAATTGGCTGGACGCGGCCTCGACATGCTGGGGCTGTTGCAAACGGCGCATTACGCAGAGGGCCGGCGGATTGCCGATAAAGAAGTGTTGCTGGCAGTGGCCGCCGAAATGGGCCTGGATGCCGATGACTTCCGCGCCGCTTACGCTGCGATAAGCGGCGAAGTGACGCAGGCGCACTTCAAGGCCAGCCGCCAATTGTTGTCACGGGTAGGCGGCCAGGGCTTTCCGACCGTACTACTTGAGCAGTCCGGGCAATACCGGGTGATCGATCTGGGGCCGTATATGGGCAAGCCCGAAGCCTTTGCAGCCTGGCTGCGCCAGCAGGAGGGCGTGCCCGCCGAAGGCGAAACCGTTTCCGCGCCAGCCTGCGGTCTGAGTGGTTGCCAGTAA
- a CDS encoding gluconate:H+ symporter produces the protein MHSGPTLLLVLFCAIALIVFLIVKVRVHAFLALTAASFVVGIGSGMPLIKIASSYEAGVGGTLGFLATIIGLGGILGKMLEESGGAERIAQALLRALGKERASWAMMLVGFIAGIPVFFEVGFVLLIPLIYVVAKETKINLLYLGVPLAVSLMAVHCMLPPHPAAMAITGMLGADVGKVIMYGLIVALPTAMIAGPLWVKLVCKPEAPATQEAFLNEHCEDSQSRDLPGLGITLLTIALPLLLMVGKSFAAGLPHDSTAFSVISFLGTPLIALSIAVVFAYWALGLRRGLSMADLLAYTQKSFPPLAGILLIIGAGGAFNGILIDSGVGNALSASLTQLNMNPIVLAWLVAGLMHFAVGSATVAMISAAGMVLPMLGAHPTVSKEIICIAIGAGAMGWTHVTDSAFWVVKEYLGVSLTDALKTFTTATVLASTIALGLTLLLSRFV, from the coding sequence ATGCACAGCGGTCCCACTCTATTGTTGGTGTTGTTTTGCGCCATCGCCCTGATCGTTTTTCTTATCGTCAAAGTCCGCGTTCATGCCTTTCTGGCCCTGACCGCAGCGAGCTTTGTGGTGGGGATCGGGTCGGGCATGCCACTGATAAAAATTGCTTCGTCGTATGAAGCCGGTGTTGGCGGAACCCTCGGGTTTCTGGCCACGATCATTGGCCTGGGCGGGATTCTGGGCAAGATGCTGGAGGAGTCCGGCGGCGCGGAGCGCATCGCACAGGCGCTGTTGCGCGCCCTGGGCAAGGAACGGGCCTCGTGGGCCATGATGCTGGTCGGCTTTATTGCCGGCATCCCGGTGTTTTTCGAAGTGGGCTTCGTGCTGCTGATTCCGCTGATCTATGTGGTCGCCAAAGAAACCAAAATCAATCTGCTGTACCTGGGCGTACCGCTGGCCGTGTCACTGATGGCCGTGCATTGCATGCTGCCGCCACACCCTGCCGCGATGGCGATCACCGGGATGCTGGGCGCCGATGTCGGCAAAGTGATCATGTATGGCCTGATTGTCGCGCTGCCGACCGCCATGATTGCCGGGCCGCTGTGGGTCAAGCTGGTGTGCAAGCCCGAGGCACCGGCCACTCAGGAAGCGTTTTTGAACGAGCACTGTGAAGACAGCCAAAGCCGTGACTTGCCGGGCCTTGGCATCACTCTGCTGACCATCGCCCTGCCGTTGCTGTTGATGGTCGGTAAAAGTTTCGCTGCCGGCCTGCCCCATGATTCCACGGCATTCAGCGTGATTTCGTTTCTGGGCACGCCCCTGATCGCCCTGTCGATTGCCGTGGTGTTTGCCTACTGGGCGCTGGGTTTGCGCCGCGGCCTGTCGATGGCCGACTTGCTCGCCTACACGCAAAAGAGTTTTCCGCCACTGGCCGGCATCCTGTTGATTATCGGCGCCGGTGGCGCATTCAACGGCATCCTGATCGACAGCGGCGTGGGCAATGCGCTGTCCGCCTCGTTGACCCAACTGAACATGAACCCCATCGTGCTGGCATGGCTGGTGGCCGGTTTGATGCACTTCGCCGTCGGCTCGGCAACGGTGGCAATGATCAGCGCCGCAGGTATGGTGTTACCCATGCTGGGCGCGCACCCAACGGTGAGCAAAGAAATCATCTGTATTGCCATCGGTGCCGGGGCAATGGGCTGGACCCACGTTACGGATTCGGCCTTCTGGGTAGTCAAGGAGTACCTGGGCGTATCACTGACCGACGCCTTGAAAACCTTCACCACGGCCACCGTACTGGCGTCGACGATCGCTCTGGGCCTGACCCTGCTGCTGTCGCGCTTTGTTTGA
- the rfbB gene encoding dTDP-glucose 4,6-dehydratase: MRILVTGGAGFIGSALIRHLIKNTGHEVLNLDKLTYAGNLESLQGIATDTRYEFVQADIVDQAAVSAIIARFQPQAIMHLAAESHVDRSIDGPSDFIQTNIVGTYSLLEAARAYWLTLPEPEKSAFRFHHISTDEVYGDLHGVDDLFTETTPYAPSSPYSASKAASDHLVRAWNRTYGLPVLLTNCSNNYGPFHFPEKLIPLVILNALAGKPLPVYGNGLQVRDWLFVEDHARALLKVVTEGVVGETYNIGGHNEQKNIDVVRSICALLEELAPAHPAGVAQFADLITFVQDRPGHDQRYAIDASKIERELGWVPEETFDTGLRKTVQWYLDNLEWCQRVQDGSYQGQRLGFTEPKDLIA, translated from the coding sequence ATGCGCATTTTAGTCACCGGCGGCGCCGGTTTTATTGGTTCAGCGTTGATCCGTCACCTGATCAAAAATACCGGGCACGAAGTCCTCAACCTCGACAAGCTGACCTACGCCGGTAACCTGGAATCGCTGCAAGGCATTGCCACCGATACCCGCTACGAGTTCGTGCAGGCTGATATCGTCGATCAGGCGGCGGTCAGCGCGATCATTGCGCGTTTCCAGCCCCAGGCGATCATGCACCTGGCGGCCGAGTCCCACGTTGACCGTTCCATCGACGGGCCGTCGGACTTTATCCAGACCAATATCGTCGGTACCTACAGCCTGCTCGAAGCTGCCCGCGCCTACTGGCTGACCCTGCCCGAGCCGGAAAAAAGCGCCTTCCGCTTCCACCATATTTCCACCGACGAAGTGTATGGCGACCTGCACGGCGTCGACGACCTGTTCACCGAGACCACGCCCTACGCGCCAAGCTCGCCGTATTCGGCCAGCAAGGCAGCGTCCGACCACCTGGTCCGCGCCTGGAACCGCACCTACGGGTTGCCGGTACTGCTGACCAACTGCTCGAACAACTACGGGCCGTTCCACTTCCCCGAAAAACTGATCCCGCTGGTGATCCTCAACGCCCTGGCCGGTAAACCGCTGCCGGTATACGGCAACGGCCTGCAAGTGCGTGACTGGCTGTTCGTCGAGGACCACGCCCGCGCCCTGCTTAAAGTGGTGACCGAAGGGGTGGTGGGCGAGACCTACAACATCGGCGGCCACAACGAGCAGAAGAATATCGACGTGGTGCGCAGCATCTGTGCCCTGCTCGAAGAACTGGCACCCGCACATCCGGCAGGCGTGGCGCAGTTTGCCGACCTGATCACCTTCGTCCAGGACCGCCCGGGCCACGACCAGCGCTACGCGATTGACGCCAGCAAAATCGAGCGCGAGCTGGGCTGGGTACCCGAAGAAACCTTCGACACCGGCCTGCGCAAAACCGTGCAGTGGTATCTGGACAACCTGGAGTGGTGCCAGCGTGTGCAAGACGGCAGCTACCAGGGCCAGCGCCTGGGCTTCACCGAACCAAAGGACCTGATCGCGTGA
- the aguA gene encoding agmatine deiminase, producing MTTLHSSPRADGFHMPAEWAAQTQTWMIWPERPDNWRLGGKPAQAAHAAVAKAIARFEPVTVGVSAGQYENARAQLDVPNIRVVEISSDDAWVRDSGPTFVINHSGEVRGVNWDFNAWGGFDGGLYFPWNRDQQVGSKVLEIERCPRYYTEGFVLEGGSIHVDGEGTLITTAECLMNRNRNPHLSREEIEDVLRSHLAVDKIIWLPDGLFNDETDGHVDNFCCYVAPGEVLLAWTDDERDPNYARCHAAMNVLATSTDAKGRPFVVHKMPIPGPMYATQEECDGVDKVAGSQDRNPTERLAGSYVNFLIVNGGIIAPSFDDPMDAQAKTILQKIFPQHEVVMVPGRELLLGGGNIHCLTQQQPAPYKI from the coding sequence ATGACCACTTTGCACAGTTCGCCGCGCGCTGACGGCTTTCATATGCCTGCCGAATGGGCTGCGCAGACCCAAACCTGGATGATCTGGCCCGAGCGCCCGGATAACTGGCGCTTGGGCGGCAAGCCGGCCCAGGCGGCCCACGCCGCGGTGGCCAAAGCCATTGCGCGTTTTGAACCGGTCACTGTCGGTGTGTCCGCAGGCCAGTACGAAAATGCCCGCGCGCAACTCGATGTACCGAATATTCGGGTGGTCGAAATCTCCAGCGACGATGCCTGGGTACGTGACAGCGGCCCGACGTTCGTGATCAACCACAGCGGCGAAGTGCGCGGCGTAAACTGGGATTTCAATGCTTGGGGCGGTTTTGACGGCGGTTTGTACTTCCCGTGGAACCGTGACCAACAAGTGGGCAGCAAGGTGCTGGAAATCGAGCGTTGCCCGCGTTACTACACCGAAGGCTTTGTGCTTGAAGGCGGCTCGATCCACGTCGATGGCGAAGGCACGCTGATCACCACGGCCGAGTGCCTGATGAACCGCAACCGCAACCCGCATCTGTCACGGGAAGAAATCGAAGACGTACTGCGTTCGCACCTGGCCGTGGACAAGATCATCTGGCTGCCGGACGGCCTGTTCAACGACGAAACCGACGGCCATGTGGATAACTTCTGCTGCTACGTTGCGCCGGGTGAGGTGTTGCTGGCCTGGACCGACGACGAGCGAGACCCCAACTACGCGCGCTGCCATGCAGCGATGAATGTGCTGGCAACCAGCACTGACGCCAAGGGGCGGCCGTTCGTGGTACACAAAATGCCGATCCCGGGGCCGATGTATGCGACCCAGGAAGAGTGTGACGGTGTCGACAAGGTGGCGGGTAGCCAGGACCGTAATCCGACCGAGCGTCTGGCGGGTTCTTATGTGAACTTCCTGATCGTCAACGGCGGCATCATCGCGCCGAGCTTTGACGATCCGATGGATGCGCAGGCCAAGACCATCCTGCAGAAGATCTTCCCGCAGCACGAAGTGGTCATGGTGCCGGGTCGTGAATTGTTGCTGGGTGGCGGCAATATCCATTGCCTGACCCAGCAACAGCCTGCGCCGTACAAAATCTGA
- a CDS encoding type II toxin-antitoxin system RelE/ParE family toxin, with translation MTWNVEYTDEFGHWWERLSEKEQVSVAASVKLLELLGPALRFPHCSDIKGSRHGNLRELRVQHAGRPYRVLYAFDPRRCALLLIGGDKTGHDRWYEENVPVAQRLYDVHLQTLIEEGQNNG, from the coding sequence ATGACATGGAACGTTGAGTACACCGACGAATTTGGCCACTGGTGGGAAAGGCTCAGTGAAAAGGAACAGGTCAGCGTGGCGGCCAGTGTCAAATTGCTAGAGCTGCTCGGGCCGGCCCTGCGCTTCCCCCATTGCAGCGATATCAAGGGTTCGCGGCATGGCAACCTTCGAGAGCTGCGTGTACAGCATGCGGGCCGCCCTTATAGGGTGCTTTATGCCTTTGACCCGCGTCGCTGCGCCTTGCTGTTGATTGGCGGTGACAAGACCGGCCATGACCGGTGGTATGAAGAGAACGTCCCTGTTGCACAAAGGCTTTACGACGTTCATTTACAAACACTGATTGAAGAGGGCCAGAATAATGGCTAA
- the dsdC gene encoding DNA-binding transcriptional regulator DsdC, which produces MLNLPPRISSRLNSSQFANLHTFLVAARHLSFARAAQELCLTASAVSHRISRLETALNMKLFQRLTRQVSLTDEGERIFEILQSAMGELSEALEQSSEAEIAGSIALYARPSVAQCWLVPRLADFIERYPLVSLDLRVGNDNVDFRTRKIDLALYYANGEFPGLTSHRLMREQMAPVCSPEYAQRHRLYENPQNLSHCTTLHDSLAWDHAAYDAEWTLWAEQHHLLAALPKRTLTFDRSDLCVTAAMSHAGIAIGRQQLVQKRIDRGELVLPFGGFSQCGHYDYYLVHPPLSVVPKRLQVFISWLHECAGEGSAEFT; this is translated from the coding sequence GTGCTTAACCTTCCGCCCCGCATCAGCTCACGGCTCAACAGCAGCCAGTTCGCCAATCTGCATACCTTTCTGGTGGCCGCCCGCCATCTAAGTTTTGCCCGAGCGGCGCAGGAACTGTGCCTGACCGCCAGCGCCGTCAGCCATCGCATCAGTCGGCTTGAAACCGCGTTGAACATGAAACTGTTCCAGCGCCTTACCCGCCAGGTCAGCCTGACTGACGAAGGCGAACGAATTTTCGAGATTTTGCAGAGTGCAATGGGGGAATTGTCCGAGGCACTGGAGCAATCATCCGAGGCGGAAATTGCCGGTTCAATAGCCCTCTACGCCAGGCCGTCGGTGGCCCAATGCTGGCTGGTGCCGCGGCTGGCGGACTTTATCGAGCGCTACCCGCTGGTGTCACTGGACCTGCGGGTGGGCAATGACAATGTCGACTTTCGCACACGCAAAATTGATTTGGCCCTGTACTACGCCAACGGCGAATTCCCCGGCCTGACCAGCCATCGATTGATGCGCGAACAAATGGCGCCGGTGTGCAGCCCGGAATATGCGCAGCGTCACCGTCTGTATGAGAACCCGCAAAACCTGAGCCACTGCACCACCCTGCACGACTCCCTGGCCTGGGACCATGCCGCCTATGACGCCGAGTGGACCTTGTGGGCCGAACAGCACCACCTGCTCGCGGCACTGCCCAAGCGCACCCTGACCTTCGACCGTTCGGACCTCTGTGTCACGGCAGCGATGAGCCACGCAGGCATCGCCATCGGCCGTCAGCAACTGGTGCAAAAACGGATTGATCGCGGCGAACTGGTGCTGCCTTTTGGCGGTTTCAGCCAGTGTGGCCACTACGATTACTATCTCGTGCACCCGCCGCTCAGCGTAGTACCCAAGCGCTTGCAGGTGTTTATAAGCTGGTTGCACGAGTGTGCCGGGGAAGGATCTGCAGAGTTTACGTAA
- a CDS encoding helix-turn-helix domain-containing protein, protein MAKKFSGLEARMSPEARAQAQALYVQHLQEMPLHELRKAQALSQETLAKALNINQAAVSKMERRTDMYISTLRNYIQAMGGELEIIATFPDGQIKIENFAE, encoded by the coding sequence ATGGCTAAAAAATTTTCCGGGCTTGAAGCGCGCATGAGCCCAGAGGCGCGGGCGCAAGCCCAGGCTTTGTACGTCCAGCATTTACAAGAAATGCCATTGCATGAGCTGCGCAAAGCCCAGGCGCTCAGTCAGGAAACGCTGGCCAAAGCACTGAATATCAACCAGGCAGCCGTTTCTAAAATGGAGCGGCGTACGGACATGTATATCAGTACGCTGCGCAATTACATCCAGGCGATGGGCGGGGAACTGGAAATTATCGCGACCTTTCCGGATGGTCAGATCAAAATCGAAAACTTTGCTGAGTAG
- a CDS encoding OprD family porin — MLNKRIGLLALGVLSATQAMANDQADAKGFVEDSHLNVLARNAYISRDYKNHKQDKAEWGQGFLGTFTSGFTQGTVGVGVDAFGIYALRLDGGRGKSGAGGIDFFKQGASGKAADDIAKAGAAVKVRFSNTVLKYGDQMPALPVLMYDNSRLMPESFTGTLLTSKEINGLEINVGRFTAESRKSAEARDSGDLKSINVFGGSYKFTDNLSASLYGSEMEDELNKQYVGVTYAIPLQDKQSLTFDFNGYRTHVKEDYARDVLKVDGQDNKIWSLASTYAFGAHTVTLAYQSSTGEIGYPYGGYRNAGGVGDGGNTILLANSYWSDFNAKDERSWQLGYGFDFGAVGIPGLTYNIAYVRGTNIDDGSDRGRGTEREIFNQAKYVVQSGPVKDLSVRLRGSWLRVSNNASDYNVGGNEVRVFVDYPISIF, encoded by the coding sequence ATGTTGAACAAACGGATAGGTCTTCTCGCTCTGGGCGTACTGAGTGCTACCCAGGCAATGGCTAACGATCAAGCTGACGCAAAAGGTTTTGTAGAAGACAGCCACCTCAATGTACTGGCGCGCAACGCCTACATCAGCCGTGACTACAAAAACCACAAACAAGACAAAGCCGAATGGGGCCAGGGTTTCCTCGGTACCTTCACCTCGGGCTTCACCCAAGGCACCGTGGGCGTGGGTGTGGATGCTTTTGGCATCTACGCACTGCGTCTGGATGGCGGCCGTGGCAAAAGCGGCGCGGGCGGTATCGACTTCTTCAAGCAGGGCGCCAGCGGTAAAGCGGCTGACGACATCGCCAAGGCTGGCGCTGCGGTGAAAGTGCGTTTCTCCAACACGGTGCTCAAGTACGGCGACCAAATGCCGGCGCTGCCGGTGCTGATGTATGACAACTCGCGTCTGATGCCAGAAAGCTTCACCGGCACCCTGTTGACCTCCAAGGAAATCAACGGCCTGGAAATCAACGTCGGTCGCTTCACCGCAGAGTCGCGTAAAAGTGCTGAAGCACGCGACAGCGGCGACCTGAAGAGCATCAACGTGTTCGGCGGCAGCTACAAGTTCACCGACAACCTGTCGGCGTCCCTGTACGGCTCCGAAATGGAAGACGAGCTGAACAAGCAGTATGTGGGCGTGACCTACGCGATCCCGCTGCAAGACAAACAGTCCCTGACGTTTGACTTCAACGGCTACCGTACCCATGTCAAAGAAGACTACGCCCGTGACGTGCTGAAAGTGGACGGCCAGGACAACAAGATCTGGAGCCTGGCAAGCACCTACGCCTTTGGCGCACACACCGTGACCCTGGCGTACCAGAGCAGCACCGGCGAAATCGGCTACCCGTACGGCGGCTACCGCAACGCAGGCGGCGTGGGCGATGGCGGCAACACCATCCTGCTGGCCAACTCCTACTGGTCCGACTTCAACGCCAAGGACGAACGTTCGTGGCAGTTGGGTTATGGCTTCGACTTCGGTGCCGTTGGCATTCCGGGCCTGACCTACAACATCGCCTACGTTCGCGGTACCAACATCGACGACGGTTCCGACCGTGGCCGTGGTACCGAGCGCGAAATCTTCAACCAGGCCAAGTACGTCGTACAAAGCGGCCCCGTCAAGGACCTGAGCGTGCGTCTGCGTGGCTCGTGGTTGCGCGTATCCAACAACGCCAGCGACTACAACGTGGGCGGCAACGAAGTTCGCGTATTTGTTGATTACCCGATCAGCATTTTCTGA
- the dsdA gene encoding D-serine ammonia-lyase — MILGRTLESWCASYPLIRELVALQETTWFNPGVAPVAQALGDVGLSAADVADASARLARFASFLEHAFPETAGSGGIIESDIVPLTHLQPLLAERYSQPLTGALWLKRDSHLPISGSIKARGGIYEVLKHAEDLALAGGLLTLDDDYALLHSDKARAFFGQYKIAVGSTGNLGMSIGIMGAALGFDVTVHMSADARQWKKDKLRSHGVTVVEYESDYSVAVAQGRQQAESDPACHFVDDENSVNLFLGYAVAGERLKQQLAAAQISVDTQHPLFVYLPCGVGGAPGGVAFGLKLAFGDAVHCIFAEPTHSPCMMLGVYTGLHDEVSVQDFGIDNVTAADGLAVGRASGFVGKAMQRLLDGFYTVSDEEMYSLLALMERSEGMRLEPSALAGVPGIARVQGEQQGYLARAGLDSQAMQNATHLVWATGGNMVPADEMEAYLAKGRELLG, encoded by the coding sequence ATGATTTTGGGCAGAACACTTGAAAGCTGGTGCGCCAGTTACCCGCTGATTCGCGAGCTGGTCGCACTGCAAGAGACCACCTGGTTCAACCCTGGCGTGGCACCGGTCGCGCAGGCGCTGGGCGATGTAGGGCTGAGCGCTGCCGACGTCGCCGATGCCAGCGCCCGCCTGGCGCGCTTTGCCTCTTTTCTTGAGCATGCCTTCCCGGAAACCGCAGGCAGTGGCGGCATTATCGAGTCGGACATTGTCCCGCTCACCCACCTGCAGCCCTTGCTCGCCGAGCGCTACAGCCAGCCGTTGACCGGCGCACTGTGGCTCAAGCGCGATAGCCATCTGCCGATTTCGGGTTCGATCAAGGCGCGTGGCGGTATTTATGAAGTGCTCAAGCATGCCGAAGACCTGGCCCTGGCCGGTGGCCTGCTGACCCTCGATGACGACTACGCGCTGCTGCACAGCGACAAGGCGCGGGCCTTTTTTGGCCAGTACAAGATCGCCGTGGGCTCCACCGGCAACCTTGGCATGTCGATCGGCATCATGGGCGCCGCGCTGGGCTTTGATGTCACCGTGCATATGTCGGCGGACGCCCGGCAATGGAAGAAAGACAAACTGCGCTCCCACGGTGTCACCGTGGTCGAGTACGAAAGTGACTACAGCGTGGCCGTGGCCCAGGGTCGCCAGCAGGCAGAGTCCGACCCGGCCTGTCATTTTGTCGACGATGAAAACTCGGTCAATCTGTTCCTCGGTTACGCCGTGGCCGGCGAGCGTTTGAAGCAACAACTGGCCGCAGCGCAAATCAGCGTGGATACGCAACATCCGCTGTTTGTATACCTGCCCTGCGGTGTGGGTGGCGCGCCCGGCGGCGTGGCTTTCGGCCTCAAGCTGGCCTTCGGTGACGCGGTGCACTGCATCTTCGCCGAACCCACTCATTCACCGTGCATGATGCTGGGTGTGTACACCGGGCTGCATGATGAGGTCAGCGTGCAGGATTTCGGCATCGATAATGTCACGGCAGCAGACGGTCTGGCGGTCGGCCGTGCATCGGGTTTTGTCGGCAAGGCCATGCAGCGTCTGCTCGACGGTTTCTACACCGTCAGCGACGAAGAAATGTACAGCCTGCTGGCCCTGATGGAACGCAGCGAAGGCATGCGCCTTGAGCCTTCGGCACTGGCAGGTGTACCCGGGATTGCCCGGGTGCAGGGCGAGCAGCAAGGCTACCTGGCGCGCGCCGGGCTGGACTCGCAAGCGATGCAAAATGCCACCCATCTGGTTTGGGCAACGGGGGGCAATATGGTGCCTGCCGACGAAATGGAGGCCTACCTGGCCAAGGGCCGTGAGCTGCTGGGCTGA